In a single window of the Ciconia boyciana chromosome 7, ASM3463844v1, whole genome shotgun sequence genome:
- the FAM124B gene encoding protein FAM124B translates to MDDRADSLMTVHLLASSGHSLLLQQTLDRLLEWICPDIQLFLVSERVTPLKYYERYRKRSCSFPGISVLLFLHEDLGEERIFQVHELFQHPPWRYQCAQIANRQSHPYAPAHQDFYSLDDQMPVWGIRRVHCGPEILRVTLYCSFDNYEDAVRLYEMILQKEATMQKSNFCVFVLYTTQNIAMQLCLKQLPIGVAAEPKESSALQFKVQEIGQLVPLLPNPCIPISSTRWQTQDYEGNTILLQVQDSSKPHETNAGLSHQHNNAGNEKILQDSVPAPLPVKWGNPGQRSREVRATKGKTKSEQSEALTCEQARGDFHRLFCSSHSGPAAPSWWDATSLHRQASSELQASLQESRVRRQAAETNVDTGLAVANPVRGRCPLSRFSRDLWSSLLLPRAPTVGAGSTLPSQDGTQLLFAAAKRSKAARQRASGFRSQTPRARPANRAEDEEEEFFI, encoded by the exons ATGGATGACAGAGCAGACTCTCTGATGACTGTGCATCTTCTCGCCAGTTCAGGACACTCACTGCTTTTACAGCAAACTCTGGATCGGCTTTTGGAGTGGATCTGCCCAGACATTCAGCTTTTCCTGGTGTCTGAGCGAGTTACTCCGTTGAAATACTATGAGAGATACCGTAAGAGAAGCTGCAGCTTTCCTGGAATAtctgttctcctttttctgcatgAAGACTTGGGAGAAGAACGGATTTTCCAGGTCCATGAGCTCTTCCAACATCCACCCTGGCGCTACCAGTGTGCCCAGATTGCTAACAGGCAAAGCCACCCCTATGCCCCAGCTCACCAGGACTTCTACAGCCTGGACGACCAGATGCCTGTGTGGGGCATCAGGCGGGTGCACTGTGGCCCCGAAATCCTGCGTGTCACCCTCTACTGCAGTTTTGATAACTATGAGGATGCAGTGAGACTCTACGAGATGATCCTACAGAAAGAAGCAACTatgcagaaaagtaatttctgtgtttttgtgcTGTATACAACCCAAAATATCGCCATGCAGCTCTGCTTGAAGCAGCTGCCCATCGGGGTGGCTGCCGAGCCAAAGGAGTCATCAGCTTTACAGTTCAAGGTGCAAGAAATTGGGCAGCTGGTGCCTCTCCTGCCTAACCCCTGTATTCCTATCAGTAGCACCAGGTGGCAAACACAAGACTACGAAGGAAATACAATTCTGCTTCAG GTTCAAGACAGCTCAAAGCCCCATGAAACAAATGCTGGGCTTTCCCATCAGCATAATAATGCAGGCAATGAAAAAATCCTGCAGGACTCTgtcccagcccctctccctgtgAAGTGGGGTAATCCTGGGCAGAGAAGCCGGGAGGTCAGAGCCACGAAGGGTAAAACAAAATCTGAGCAAAGCGAAGCACTTACTTGTGAGCAAGCCCGTGGTGACTTCCACAGgctcttctgctcttctcaCAGTGGTCCAGCGGCCCCGTCGTGGTGGGATGCCACCTCCCTCCACAGGCAGGCGAGCAGCGAGCTGCAGGCTTCTCTCCAGGAGAGCCGCGTTCGTCGGCAGGCAGCCGAGACCAATGTCGACACCGGGCTTGCTGTGGCGAATCCTGTACGTGGCCGCTGCCCGCTGAGCCGCTTCTCCAGGGACCTGTGgagcagcctcctcctgccacgAGCACCCACGGTTGGGGCCGGCAGCACCTTGCCCTCCCAGGACGGGACCCAGCTGCTGTTCGCTGCAGCCAAAAGGAGTAAAGCAGCAAGGCAAAGAGCTTCAGGCTTCCGATCGCAAACACCGCGAGCCAGGCCTGCAAACAGAGCagaggacgaggaggaggaatTCTTTAtatga